A region of Nitrosomonas stercoris DNA encodes the following proteins:
- a CDS encoding sensor histidine kinase GlrK: MKISIDKSLPNERIHSKNRAKYKPKSFLALILFGFMIVCLPLIGALIYSAVRIDQLSDQSRHNIYQATQITNGTGVIVREIMIMERSVQHALILDDPSLLEGYFLSHSKFENITNHLARISSYPEQQLPLEKLRLLETSIFRDILNLKEQPQNLQDLLEQFAELLDLAQEFSTISFRVIGESVGSVSDIATETRTLVEWELLILVPLVIFMALIFSVFIARPVRQIDEAIAQMGRGNLTRPIYVNGPQNLTYIGDRLDWLRQRLLKLENQKTQFFRHISHELKTPLTAIREGVDLLAEGVTGNLNQKQQVIAEILHTSSVQLQKRIEDLLNFSAVQAEVITLTKQIVSLKTMINSVIRAQNLSILNKNLTINLNCLELFLECDKQKLGIMLDNLLSNAVKFSPTDSHIDITALCNEKGVQVDVVDSGPGVDTIDGNRVFEPFYQGRNMPESHAKGTGLGLAIAKEYAIAHGGDIELIQDNPDNSDTTSGAHFRLTMPINCSDTAK, translated from the coding sequence ATGAAAATTTCGATTGATAAATCACTGCCAAACGAGCGCATTCACTCTAAAAACAGGGCAAAGTATAAACCAAAATCATTTTTAGCCCTGATCTTGTTTGGGTTTATGATCGTTTGCCTGCCATTAATTGGCGCATTAATTTATAGTGCGGTGCGCATTGACCAATTATCTGACCAAAGTCGGCACAATATTTACCAAGCGACCCAGATAACCAATGGCACCGGTGTCATTGTGCGCGAAATCATGATCATGGAGCGCAGTGTACAACACGCTCTCATTCTGGATGATCCCTCCTTACTGGAAGGCTATTTTCTTTCACACAGCAAGTTTGAAAATATTACTAATCACCTGGCCCGTATTTCTTCCTATCCGGAGCAGCAACTCCCTCTGGAAAAATTGCGTTTGCTGGAAACCAGTATTTTTCGCGATATATTGAATCTGAAAGAACAGCCACAAAACTTGCAGGATTTGCTGGAACAATTTGCTGAATTGCTTGATCTCGCTCAGGAATTTTCTACAATCAGTTTTCGTGTCATTGGCGAAAGTGTCGGCAGTGTCAGTGATATTGCCACAGAAACACGTACATTAGTTGAATGGGAATTGTTGATCCTGGTACCACTGGTTATTTTTATGGCGCTGATTTTTTCTGTATTCATCGCTCGCCCCGTGCGTCAGATTGATGAGGCTATTGCACAAATGGGGCGCGGTAATCTCACTCGGCCTATTTACGTCAATGGACCACAAAATCTGACTTATATTGGTGATCGTCTGGATTGGTTAAGACAACGTTTATTAAAGCTGGAAAACCAAAAAACTCAGTTCTTTCGCCATATTTCACATGAACTGAAAACACCCTTGACCGCTATCCGGGAAGGTGTTGATCTGCTAGCCGAAGGAGTCACAGGCAATCTCAATCAGAAACAGCAAGTCATTGCCGAGATTCTTCATACCAGTAGTGTACAGTTACAGAAGCGAATAGAAGATTTGCTCAACTTCAGTGCGGTACAAGCAGAAGTTATTACACTCACCAAACAGATTGTTAGTCTAAAAACAATGATAAATTCTGTTATCCGAGCACAAAATCTTTCTATCTTGAATAAAAACCTTACAATTAATTTGAACTGTCTTGAATTATTTCTGGAATGCGACAAACAGAAACTGGGTATTATGCTCGATAATTTGCTCTCCAATGCTGTCAAGTTTTCTCCCACAGATAGCCATATCGATATTACTGCCTTATGCAATGAAAAAGGTGTTCAGGTTGATGTTGTGGATTCGGGACCAGGGGTGGATACTATTGATGGAAATCGTGTATTTGAGCCATTCTATCAAGGGAGAAATATGCCAGAAAGCCATGCCAAAGGGACGGGATTAGGTCTGGCTATTGCAAAAGAATACGCTATCGCGCATGGAGGAGATATTGAACTCATACAAGATAATCCCGATAATTCCGACACAACCAGCGGCGCACATTTTCGCTTGACTATGCCAATTAATTGTTCTGACACAGCGAAATGA
- a CDS encoding anthranilate phosphoribosyltransferase, whose protein sequence is MLEQRETSYQDMVELMHAIMSGNISPAMTAALVTALRMKRESISEIAAAAQVMRELAVRIEVSDSTNLIDTCGTGGDGCHTFNISTASAFVAAAAGAQVAKHGGRSVSSKAGSADVLEALGINLDQTPEQIAQSIAEIGIGFMFAPNFHHAMKHAAPVRRELGVRTIFNILGPLTNPAGAKNQLLGVFNADLTSILAQTLQRLGSQRAMIVHGSDGLDEITISGATKVAELKDGNIREYTVQPEDFGLERSAIEALRVNDTNEARIMLLSVLDNQPGPARDIVLLNAGAAIYIAGKADSWSEGVTTAREKLSSGAAKEKMQTLVEFSNQFVH, encoded by the coding sequence ATGCTCGAGCAACGCGAAACTTCCTATCAAGATATGGTAGAACTGATGCATGCCATCATGTCGGGAAATATTTCACCCGCCATGACTGCTGCGCTGGTGACAGCATTACGTATGAAGCGGGAAAGTATCAGTGAAATTGCAGCAGCAGCTCAAGTAATGCGTGAGCTGGCTGTACGTATCGAAGTGAGTGATTCCACCAATTTGATTGATACCTGTGGTACGGGTGGCGATGGGTGCCATACTTTTAACATTTCAACCGCTTCTGCCTTTGTGGCAGCGGCAGCGGGTGCGCAAGTAGCCAAGCATGGCGGACGCTCTGTTTCAAGCAAAGCAGGAAGCGCAGATGTATTAGAAGCACTTGGTATTAATCTTGATCAAACTCCCGAGCAAATTGCTCAGTCGATAGCTGAAATCGGGATTGGTTTTATGTTTGCACCTAATTTTCACCATGCTATGAAACATGCAGCTCCGGTTCGTCGTGAGTTGGGAGTGCGGACGATTTTTAATATTCTGGGTCCTTTAACGAATCCAGCAGGTGCCAAAAATCAGCTATTAGGTGTATTTAATGCGGATTTAACCAGCATATTGGCCCAAACTTTGCAGCGCCTGGGCAGCCAGCGCGCCATGATTGTGCATGGCAGTGATGGGTTGGATGAAATTACCATTTCCGGAGCAACTAAAGTTGCTGAGCTTAAAGATGGCAACATTCGGGAATACACCGTGCAGCCAGAAGATTTTGGGTTGGAACGCTCTGCCATTGAAGCGTTGAGAGTCAATGACACCAATGAGGCACGCATTATGTTGTTGTCGGTATTAGATAATCAACCAGGTCCTGCACGTGATATCGTATTGCTTAATGCGGGCGCCGCCATTTATATTGCGGGCAAAGCTGATTCCTGGTCTGAAGGCGTAACAACAGCACGTGAAAAATTATCCAGTGGTGCCGCTAAAGAAAAAATGCAGACGTTAGTTGAATTTTCCAATCAATTTGTTCATTAA
- a CDS encoding single-stranded-DNA-specific exonuclease RecJ — protein MTNIAIRKYSSQAYKALIAHGLSPVLARVFAARGIEHPNQLETTFSRMASFEQLKGIQQMAALLADAIAAKKHLLIVADYDADGATACVVAVRALRQFGAIVDYLVPNRFEYGYGLTPDIVQLAASQQPAPDILITVDNGIASVEGVAEANRLGIQVFVTDHHLPGNQLPDATVIVNPNQPGCNFPDKHIAGVGVIFYVMLALRAELRTRGVFTAATKEPNLANLLDLVALGTVADVVRLEGTNRVLVQQGLHRIRNGRCCIGIHALLKVAKRDIRRVSAYELGFVLAPRLNAAGRLDDMSLGIECLLAEDESRAASLAEELDELNRQRREIEADMRDEALNKVDGLIQTLERADTSTDNEETASVYSLCLYDADWHQGVIGLIASRLKDRLHRPVIIFAQGNDGEIKGSGRSIPGLHLRDALDLVAKRHPELIIKFGGHAMAAGLTINEQHFAQFRTVFEQIVQSLLTPADLVQIIETDGELAATDLTLALAQHLSDQVWGQGFPEPCFNGCFQVENQRIVGGKHLKLKLRKAGARQLYEAIWFFHAERLPTEIDAVYRVQLNEYNGNTHVQLLLEHCFEIGRVQYG, from the coding sequence ATGACCAATATTGCTATCCGCAAATATTCTTCCCAAGCATACAAAGCGCTTATCGCACATGGGTTATCGCCTGTGTTGGCGCGAGTTTTTGCTGCGCGAGGTATCGAACATCCTAACCAGCTTGAGACCACATTTTCCCGCATGGCATCATTTGAACAATTAAAAGGCATTCAACAAATGGCTGCTTTGCTAGCAGATGCGATTGCTGCAAAAAAGCATCTGTTGATCGTTGCGGATTATGATGCGGATGGTGCGACTGCCTGTGTGGTTGCGGTGCGTGCACTACGGCAATTTGGTGCAATAGTGGATTATCTGGTGCCCAATCGGTTTGAATATGGTTATGGGCTCACGCCAGATATTGTGCAGCTGGCTGCTAGTCAACAACCTGCGCCTGACATTCTGATTACCGTGGATAACGGTATTGCCAGTGTGGAAGGCGTTGCAGAAGCAAATCGGCTGGGTATACAAGTATTTGTTACCGATCATCATTTGCCTGGCAATCAATTGCCAGATGCCACCGTGATTGTGAATCCCAATCAACCTGGGTGTAATTTTCCAGACAAACATATTGCGGGTGTCGGGGTCATTTTTTATGTGATGCTGGCATTACGTGCTGAATTGCGCACGCGGGGTGTGTTTACTGCCGCCACTAAGGAACCTAATTTAGCTAATTTACTAGATCTGGTTGCGTTAGGTACCGTTGCGGATGTAGTTAGATTAGAAGGAACCAATCGCGTCTTGGTGCAACAAGGTTTGCACCGCATTCGCAATGGTCGTTGCTGCATAGGCATACATGCACTATTAAAAGTCGCCAAGCGCGATATAAGACGTGTTTCCGCCTACGAACTGGGATTTGTGCTTGCACCACGCTTGAATGCAGCAGGGCGATTGGATGACATGTCACTAGGAATTGAATGTCTGTTGGCTGAGGATGAATCTCGTGCCGCGTCTTTGGCAGAGGAACTAGATGAACTTAATCGTCAACGGCGTGAAATTGAAGCAGATATGCGTGATGAAGCGCTAAATAAGGTAGATGGGTTGATTCAGACACTAGAGCGAGCCGATACATCAACAGATAATGAGGAAACTGCATCAGTCTATAGCTTGTGCCTCTATGATGCTGACTGGCATCAAGGAGTGATTGGTTTAATTGCATCGCGTCTTAAAGATCGTTTGCATCGGCCAGTTATTATCTTTGCCCAAGGTAATGATGGAGAAATCAAAGGATCAGGCCGGTCAATTCCAGGCTTGCACTTACGGGATGCATTGGATCTGGTCGCCAAGCGTCATCCGGAGCTGATCATCAAATTTGGTGGACATGCCATGGCTGCCGGGTTAACCATAAACGAACAACATTTTGCGCAGTTTCGTACCGTATTTGAGCAGATCGTACAATCATTGCTTACACCCGCTGATTTGGTACAGATAATTGAAACTGATGGTGAATTAGCTGCGACAGACTTAACGCTAGCATTGGCACAACATTTATCTGATCAAGTGTGGGGGCAAGGTTTTCCTGAACCTTGCTTCAATGGTTGTTTTCAAGTTGAGAATCAGCGTATTGTTGGCGGAAAACATTTGAAATTGAAATTACGCAAAGCGGGAGCGCGACAACTGTACGAGGCTATCTGGTTTTTTCATGCGGAGCGTTTGCCTACCGAAATTGATGCGGTGTATCGAGTGCAGTTAAATGAATACAACGGCAATACCCACGTGCAATTATTGTTAGAACATTGTTTTGAAATTGGGCGTGTGCAATATGGATGA
- a CDS encoding indole-3-glycerol phosphate synthase, translated as MSDILDRILAVKKQEIAVAQMQKPFDSMRTEAQAAPASRDFVEAIRSRIQHQRAAVIAEIKRASPSKGVLRGAAGKDVGKAPIPEDFVPADIAASYARNGAACLSVLTDEQFFMGSADFLQQARAACELPVLRKDFILDEYQVYEARAMGADCILLIVAAFFSPIFQQDATVNQGDDALVRMRKLETVAHQLGMAVLVEVHNADELELALQLTTPLIGINNRNLKTFVTMLDTTLQLVKQIPPERIIITESGIRTPDDITLMLSQHIYTFLIGETFMRAPDPGVALANLFTTNLA; from the coding sequence ATGTCGGATATTCTTGATCGTATTCTTGCGGTAAAAAAACAGGAAATTGCTGTTGCTCAGATGCAAAAACCGTTTGATAGCATGCGTACTGAAGCGCAAGCTGCTCCTGCCTCGCGCGATTTTGTTGAGGCGATACGTAGTCGAATACAACATCAACGTGCTGCGGTTATCGCAGAAATTAAACGTGCCAGCCCCAGTAAAGGAGTGTTACGTGGAGCAGCTGGAAAGGATGTTGGTAAGGCACCAATCCCAGAAGATTTTGTTCCTGCTGATATTGCAGCTAGTTATGCACGTAATGGCGCTGCTTGTCTTTCGGTTTTGACAGATGAACAGTTTTTCATGGGCAGTGCTGATTTTTTGCAGCAAGCCCGTGCAGCTTGTGAGTTACCGGTGTTGCGCAAGGATTTTATACTGGATGAGTATCAGGTTTATGAAGCGCGTGCAATGGGCGCAGATTGTATTTTACTGATTGTTGCTGCCTTTTTTTCGCCAATTTTCCAGCAAGATGCGACGGTTAATCAGGGTGATGATGCGCTAGTGCGTATGCGCAAGCTGGAAACTGTTGCTCACCAGCTGGGAATGGCGGTGTTAGTAGAAGTGCACAATGCAGATGAGCTTGAGCTGGCTTTACAATTGACGACGCCACTAATTGGGATTAACAATCGCAACCTGAAAACATTTGTAACAATGCTGGATACGACATTGCAATTAGTCAAACAAATTCCACCCGAGCGAATAATCATCACCGAAAGTGGTATTCGCACACCTGATGACATCACTTTGATGTTATCGCAGCATATTTATACTTTTTTAATCGGTGAGACATTTATGCGTGCACCTGATCCTGGTGTAGCATTGGCAAATTTATTTACAACTAATCTGGCGTAA
- a CDS encoding transcriptional regulatory protein GlrR: protein MQSKKILLVDDDTDLLKLLSIRLNAAGYETTLAASAEEAINYLDISRPHLVISDMQMGGMDGMALFEYIHHHIPTLPVIILTAFGTIPDAVAATQRGIFGYLTKPYDPKILLNQIAQAIDLAPDVENIVLSTPMPAWRKTIITRSTLMEDLLTKVALVAQGDASVLLTGESGVGKELFARAIHQASKRCEQPFVTINCAAIPEQLLESELFGHMKGAFTGAVRDHKGLFQQAEGGTLFLDEIGDMPLVLQAKLLHALQERVIRPVGSTQSIPIDVRIISATHKDLKAEIEEENFREDLYYRLFVVGLTIPSLDQRSEDIPLLANHFLRVFAEKHQKDVNGFAPEATGFLLASSWPGNVRQLMNVIERCVVMSAVPLISGELIRDAMQKDAEQLTSFEEARRQFEREYLVKVLKITAGNVTQAAKLAKRNRTEFYKLLQRHQLDFTMYRSLQEKV from the coding sequence ATGCAAAGCAAAAAAATTCTCTTGGTGGACGACGATACGGATCTACTTAAATTGCTTTCGATTCGTCTCAATGCTGCAGGCTATGAAACCACACTGGCAGCGAGCGCTGAAGAAGCCATTAACTATCTTGATATATCACGTCCACATCTTGTTATCAGTGATATGCAGATGGGTGGCATGGACGGCATGGCATTATTCGAATATATTCACCATCATATTCCCACGCTTCCGGTCATTATTCTGACTGCTTTTGGCACCATACCGGACGCTGTTGCGGCAACCCAGCGTGGAATTTTTGGCTATCTCACCAAACCGTATGACCCAAAAATTTTGCTTAATCAGATCGCACAAGCAATTGATCTGGCACCAGATGTAGAAAATATCGTACTCAGCACCCCCATGCCCGCATGGCGCAAAACAATTATCACGCGCAGTACGCTTATGGAAGATCTGCTGACAAAAGTGGCATTGGTTGCACAGGGAGATGCCAGCGTGCTGCTAACGGGTGAAAGTGGGGTTGGCAAGGAATTGTTTGCGCGTGCGATCCATCAAGCATCCAAGCGTTGTGAACAACCTTTTGTCACCATCAATTGTGCCGCCATTCCTGAACAATTACTGGAATCCGAACTATTTGGCCACATGAAAGGAGCATTTACTGGTGCCGTACGGGATCACAAAGGCTTATTTCAACAAGCTGAAGGCGGTACTCTGTTTCTAGATGAGATCGGCGATATGCCATTGGTACTACAGGCAAAATTATTGCATGCGCTGCAGGAACGTGTTATTCGCCCAGTTGGATCAACTCAGAGTATCCCCATCGATGTGCGCATTATCTCTGCTACACACAAGGATCTGAAAGCAGAAATCGAAGAAGAAAATTTTCGTGAAGATTTGTATTATCGACTCTTTGTGGTGGGCTTAACCATTCCTTCGCTGGATCAGCGTAGTGAAGATATTCCTTTGCTTGCAAATCATTTTCTACGCGTTTTTGCTGAAAAACATCAAAAAGATGTGAATGGTTTCGCTCCGGAAGCCACCGGTTTTCTGCTGGCATCATCCTGGCCTGGTAATGTTCGTCAGCTTATGAACGTGATTGAGCGCTGTGTGGTCATGAGCGCAGTTCCCCTTATCTCGGGTGAACTGATTCGCGATGCCATGCAGAAGGATGCAGAACAATTGACTTCATTTGAAGAAGCACGCAGACAATTTGAAAGAGAATATCTGGTCAAGGTATTAAAAATAACGGCGGGTAATGTTACCCAAGCTGCCAAACTGGCCAAACGTAACCGTACTGAATTCTATAAATTATTGCAGCGCCATCAGCTGGATTTCACGATGTACCGATCTTTGCAGGAAAAAGTGTAA